In a single window of the Ancylothrix sp. D3o genome:
- a CDS encoding DUF2283 domain-containing protein: MKLGVHKEDDALYLRLDDSAIVESEKVSNGIILDYNLEGKIVGVEVLYISKKWPKKQ; encoded by the coding sequence ATGAAACTGGGAGTCCACAAAGAAGATGATGCTCTCTATTTGCGATTAGATGATTCGGCGATTGTGGAATCTGAGAAAGTCAGCAATGGCATTATTTTAGATTACAATCTTGAGGGTAAAATTGTGGGGGTGGAGGTGCTGTATATAAGTAAAAAATGGCCCAAAAAGCAGTAG
- a CDS encoding type II toxin-antitoxin system YafQ family toxin, which translates to MNLVLSTSYLRALKSIVKKNPSLKEAIQERLKILESDPFNPVLRSHKLKGELAGAWSCTVAYDCRIVFNFVMNEETGEEEILLINIGTHDEVY; encoded by the coding sequence ATGAACTTAGTTTTATCTACATCTTATCTTCGTGCTTTAAAATCAATAGTGAAAAAAAATCCCTCACTAAAAGAGGCCATTCAGGAACGCTTAAAAATACTAGAAAGTGATCCGTTTAATCCTGTATTGCGAAGTCATAAGTTAAAAGGCGAATTAGCCGGTGCATGGTCATGTACAGTAGCTTATGATTGTCGGATTGTTTTTAATTTTGTAATGAATGAGGAAACAGGAGAAGAGGAAATATTGCTGATTAATATTGGCACCCATGATGAGGTGTATTAG